A window from Betta splendens chromosome 1, fBetSpl5.4, whole genome shotgun sequence encodes these proteins:
- the usp53b gene encoding inactive ubiquitin carboxyl-terminal hydrolase 53 isoform X1 encodes MKWTEPRATATHRLPPPSMSSCSKSPASSGEVAGSKSMALVKMFKKSGGALKKSYQPGSMLSLALTKGLFNEPGQNSCFLNSAVQSCCERHRHRPTVGSSSVQQVLWQLDIFRRSLRQLSGHFCLGDACIFCALKSIFSQFQQSRERVLPSDSLRNALAETFKDEQRFQLGLMDDAAECFENILERIHLHIVSDTATSACSSKSCITHQKFAMMLYEQFVCRCCGASSDPHPFTEFVHYVSTTALCQQVDRMLGKNERPRADMFGELLQAANNSGDLRSCPSDCGQSIKIRRVLMNCPEIVTIGFVWDAEQSDLTDDVIRALGPRLNLCGLFNRVTDENAKRSELHLVGMICFSSKHYSAFAYHTKSSKWMFFDDATVKEIGSKWKDVASKCVRGHFQPLLLFYTNPEGSAVSNEDAPRQTTMCPRYKGHVNGDMAVKLPLGSPNKPDEERPGETAKKNRGHRRMEPSQQKEMAHARSSSPPDAGLRPSPDHKVKSYQRCEKPSAHSSRGAQEPWGPHGRKNNASPSRRDHDGAQDQWEKPAGDGGSRGKSRSTWRPVREALNVDTVLSELEQRRQQQLEPPHRSKEQSRARDERRQKCLMTIYEDEQRHETESHSSVESESRGCLHRSGRLKSGPKTLLRSDTWTIQRTESGYESSDRLSSGSTNPDSPGVDSFALKDQRSTADAQSQSQLHQRGDDAASVISSPSYNGKQQPKSQGKNHDQCSHSHLKCSPSLRRKSKYTSSTSRKAASSDRDSTGSDNRQSDGHGGDSAVPRLLAKTSSSEWNSSDDLALSESEDRDSGSSRAVASESPCPHVTLPHHPPGGAGAEPRRPPGTGPPHPRPAPRAPDAGHAAFRPRTLQEPFASSPRASPASHASPQRPPGTAGLRTFSDASSKSGSDPERSTPSSCESEERPSGGRAEQAAAAAAAAQEVSLTTYFSVDTCMTETYRLKYHNQRPLVLSASAPRTVAASERRDTSHTLPTDTHSQDVPKARPETSHNSNKPTAKWKPVTSKGLDEHGFL; translated from the exons ATGAAATGGACGGAGCCGCGGGCCACAGCGACGCACCGCCTCCCGCCTCCCAGCATGTCCAGCTGCAGCAAGTCTCCTGCCAGCTCCGGAGAAG TTGCAGGCTCTAAATCAATGGCATTGGTGAAAATGTTCAAAAAATCAGGAGGAGCCCTAAAGAAATCCTACCAGCCTGGGAGCATGCTGTCTCTGGCGCTCACTAAAGGCCTGTTCAACGAGCCCGGGCAGAACAGCTGCTTCCTAAACAGTGCTGTTCAG AGCTGTTGTGAGAGGCATCGGCATCGTCCTACAGtcggctcctcctctgttcaACAGGTGCTCTGGCAGCTGGACATCTTCAGGAGAAGTCTGAGGCAGCTCTCGGGTCACTTCTGCCTCGGCGACGCCTGCATCTTCTGCGCTTTAAAG AGTATATTCAGCCAGTTCCAGCAGAGCCGAGAGCGCGTGCTGCCCTCCGACAGCCTGCGCAACGCCTTGGCCGAAACCTTCAAGGACGAGCAGCGCTTTCAGCTGGGCCTGATGGACGACGCTGCTGAGTGCTTT GAGAACATCCTGGAGCGAATCCACCTGCACATAGTTTCAGACACCGCAACCAGTGCTTGTTCCTCCAAATCCTGCATCACTCATCAGAAGTTCGCCATGATGCTGTATGAGCAG TTTGTGTGTCGCTGTTGCGGCGCATCTTCTGACCCACACCCGTTCACAGAATTCGTACACTATGTCTCAACCACTGCTTTATG CCAACAGGTTGATCGCATGCTGGGGAAGAACGAGCGGCCGAGGGCCGACATGTTCGGAGAACTGCTACAGGCGGCCAACAACAGCGGCGACCTCCGGAGCTGCCCG AGCGACTGTGGTCAGAGCATCAAGATCCGCCGCGTGCTCATGAACTGCCCTGAGATCGTGACCATAGGGTTCGTGTGGGACGCTGAGCAGTCGGACCTCACAGACGATGTCATCCGGGCCCTGGGCCCGCGCTTGAACCTGTGCGGG cttttcaacCGCGTCACCGACGAGAACGCCAAGCGCAGCGAGCTGCACCTGGTGGGGATGATCTGCTTCTCAAGCAAACACTACTCGGCGTTCGCCTACCACACCAAATCGTCCAAATGGATGTTCTTCGACGACGCCACCGTGAAGGAG ATTGGATCCAAATGGAAGGACGTGGCCTCCAAATGCGTCAGGGGGCATttccagccgctgctgctgttttacacCAACCCCGAGGGAAGCGCGGTGTCCAACGAGGACGCGCCGAGACAAACCACCATGTGTCCCCGGTACAAAGGCCACGTGAACGGGGACATGGCAG tgaAACTTCCCCTCGGCAGCCCTAACAAACCAGACGAGGAGCGGCCCGGTGAAACAGCAAAGAAGAACAGAGGGCATCGGAGAATGGAGCCGTCACAACAAAAAG AGATGGCGCATGCGAGGTCCTCATCTCCTCCGGACGCTGGACTGAGGCCTTCTCCAGACCACAAAGTAAAAAGCTATCAGCGCTGCGAGAAGCCGTCGGCTCATTCAAGCAGAGGAGCTCAGGAGCCGTGGGGCCCACACGGCCGGAAGAACAACGCTTCCCCGAGTCGCCGCGATCACGACGGCGCTCAGGACCAGTGGGAGAAACCCGCGGGCGACGGCGGGAGCCGCGGGAAGTCCAGGTCCACCTGGAGACCCGTCCGGGAGGCGCTGAACGTGGACACCGTGCTGAGCGAGCTGGAGCAACggcgccagcagcagctggagccgccGCACCGCAGCAAAGAGCAGAGCCGGGCCCGGGACGAGCGCCGGCAGAAGTGCCTGATGACCATTTACGAGGACGAGCAGCGGCACGAGACCGAGAGCCACAGCTCCGTGGAGTCGGAGAGCAGAGGCTGCCTGCACAGGAGCGGGCGGCTGAAGAGCGGGCCCAAGACGCTGCTGCGGAGCGACACCTGGACCATTCAGAGGACCGAGTCGGGCTACGAGAGCAGCGACCGGCTCAGCAGTGGCTCCACCAACCCCGACTCGCCGGGGGTGGACAGCTTCGCTCTTAAAGATCAGAGGTCAACAGCCGACGCACAGTCGCAAAG TCAGCTGCACCAAAGGGGAGACGATGCAGCAAGTGTAATATCCTCACCTTCGTATAATG GTAAACAACAACCCAAATCTCAGGGAAAGAACCATGACCAATGTTCACATTCACATCTAAAGTGCAGTCCAAGTTTGAG ACGTAAATCTAAGTACACTTCTAGCACCTCCAGGAAAGCAGCGTCTTCAGACAGGGACTCCACCGGTTCAGACAACAGACAGAGCGATGGGCACGGTGGGGACAGCGCCGTCCCGAGGCTCCTCGCCAAAACCAGCAGCTCCGAGTGGAACAGCTCAGACGACCTGGCTCTGTCTGAGTCCGAGGACAgagacagcggcagcagcagagccgtCGCCTCCGAGTCCCCGTGTCCCCACGTGACGCTGCCGCACCACCcgcccggcggcgccggcgcggaGCCCCGACGCCCGCCGGGCACGGGGCCGCCCCacccccgccccgccccgcgGGCCCCCGACGCGGGCCACGCCGCGTTCCGGCCCAGGACGCTCCAGGAGCCCTTCGCGTCCAGCCCCCGCGCTTCGCCGGCGTCGCACGCCAGCCCCCAGAGGCCCCCGGGCACGGCGGGCCTCAGGACGTTCTCCGACGCCAGCTCCAAGTCGGGTTCGGACCCGGAGCGGAGCACGCCGTCGTCGTGCGAGAGCGAGGAGCGGCCGAGCGGAGGCCGAGCggagcaggcggcggcggcggcggcggcggcgcaggagGTCTCCCTCACCACCTACTTCAGCGTGGACACCTGTATGACGGAAACCTACCGTCTCAAGTACCACAACCAGAGGCCGCTGGTCCTCTCGGCCTCGGCGCCACGAACGGTGGCCGCAAGTGAGCGCAGAGACACCAGCCACACACTCCCCaccgacacacactcacaagatGTGCCAAAAGCCAGACCTGAAACAA gcCATAATAGCAATAAGCCCACTGCAAAATGGAAACCGGTGACATCCAAAGGACTTGATGAACATGGTTTTTTATGA
- the usp53b gene encoding inactive ubiquitin carboxyl-terminal hydrolase 53 isoform X2 has translation MKWTEPRATATHRLPPPSMSSCSKSPASSGEGSKSMALVKMFKKSGGALKKSYQPGSMLSLALTKGLFNEPGQNSCFLNSAVQSCCERHRHRPTVGSSSVQQVLWQLDIFRRSLRQLSGHFCLGDACIFCALKSIFSQFQQSRERVLPSDSLRNALAETFKDEQRFQLGLMDDAAECFENILERIHLHIVSDTATSACSSKSCITHQKFAMMLYEQFVCRCCGASSDPHPFTEFVHYVSTTALCQQVDRMLGKNERPRADMFGELLQAANNSGDLRSCPSDCGQSIKIRRVLMNCPEIVTIGFVWDAEQSDLTDDVIRALGPRLNLCGLFNRVTDENAKRSELHLVGMICFSSKHYSAFAYHTKSSKWMFFDDATVKEIGSKWKDVASKCVRGHFQPLLLFYTNPEGSAVSNEDAPRQTTMCPRYKGHVNGDMAVKLPLGSPNKPDEERPGETAKKNRGHRRMEPSQQKEMAHARSSSPPDAGLRPSPDHKVKSYQRCEKPSAHSSRGAQEPWGPHGRKNNASPSRRDHDGAQDQWEKPAGDGGSRGKSRSTWRPVREALNVDTVLSELEQRRQQQLEPPHRSKEQSRARDERRQKCLMTIYEDEQRHETESHSSVESESRGCLHRSGRLKSGPKTLLRSDTWTIQRTESGYESSDRLSSGSTNPDSPGVDSFALKDQRSTADAQSQSQLHQRGDDAASVISSPSYNGKQQPKSQGKNHDQCSHSHLKCSPSLRRKSKYTSSTSRKAASSDRDSTGSDNRQSDGHGGDSAVPRLLAKTSSSEWNSSDDLALSESEDRDSGSSRAVASESPCPHVTLPHHPPGGAGAEPRRPPGTGPPHPRPAPRAPDAGHAAFRPRTLQEPFASSPRASPASHASPQRPPGTAGLRTFSDASSKSGSDPERSTPSSCESEERPSGGRAEQAAAAAAAAQEVSLTTYFSVDTCMTETYRLKYHNQRPLVLSASAPRTVAASERRDTSHTLPTDTHSQDVPKARPETSHNSNKPTAKWKPVTSKGLDEHGFL, from the exons ATGAAATGGACGGAGCCGCGGGCCACAGCGACGCACCGCCTCCCGCCTCCCAGCATGTCCAGCTGCAGCAAGTCTCCTGCCAGCTCCGGAGAAG GCTCTAAATCAATGGCATTGGTGAAAATGTTCAAAAAATCAGGAGGAGCCCTAAAGAAATCCTACCAGCCTGGGAGCATGCTGTCTCTGGCGCTCACTAAAGGCCTGTTCAACGAGCCCGGGCAGAACAGCTGCTTCCTAAACAGTGCTGTTCAG AGCTGTTGTGAGAGGCATCGGCATCGTCCTACAGtcggctcctcctctgttcaACAGGTGCTCTGGCAGCTGGACATCTTCAGGAGAAGTCTGAGGCAGCTCTCGGGTCACTTCTGCCTCGGCGACGCCTGCATCTTCTGCGCTTTAAAG AGTATATTCAGCCAGTTCCAGCAGAGCCGAGAGCGCGTGCTGCCCTCCGACAGCCTGCGCAACGCCTTGGCCGAAACCTTCAAGGACGAGCAGCGCTTTCAGCTGGGCCTGATGGACGACGCTGCTGAGTGCTTT GAGAACATCCTGGAGCGAATCCACCTGCACATAGTTTCAGACACCGCAACCAGTGCTTGTTCCTCCAAATCCTGCATCACTCATCAGAAGTTCGCCATGATGCTGTATGAGCAG TTTGTGTGTCGCTGTTGCGGCGCATCTTCTGACCCACACCCGTTCACAGAATTCGTACACTATGTCTCAACCACTGCTTTATG CCAACAGGTTGATCGCATGCTGGGGAAGAACGAGCGGCCGAGGGCCGACATGTTCGGAGAACTGCTACAGGCGGCCAACAACAGCGGCGACCTCCGGAGCTGCCCG AGCGACTGTGGTCAGAGCATCAAGATCCGCCGCGTGCTCATGAACTGCCCTGAGATCGTGACCATAGGGTTCGTGTGGGACGCTGAGCAGTCGGACCTCACAGACGATGTCATCCGGGCCCTGGGCCCGCGCTTGAACCTGTGCGGG cttttcaacCGCGTCACCGACGAGAACGCCAAGCGCAGCGAGCTGCACCTGGTGGGGATGATCTGCTTCTCAAGCAAACACTACTCGGCGTTCGCCTACCACACCAAATCGTCCAAATGGATGTTCTTCGACGACGCCACCGTGAAGGAG ATTGGATCCAAATGGAAGGACGTGGCCTCCAAATGCGTCAGGGGGCATttccagccgctgctgctgttttacacCAACCCCGAGGGAAGCGCGGTGTCCAACGAGGACGCGCCGAGACAAACCACCATGTGTCCCCGGTACAAAGGCCACGTGAACGGGGACATGGCAG tgaAACTTCCCCTCGGCAGCCCTAACAAACCAGACGAGGAGCGGCCCGGTGAAACAGCAAAGAAGAACAGAGGGCATCGGAGAATGGAGCCGTCACAACAAAAAG AGATGGCGCATGCGAGGTCCTCATCTCCTCCGGACGCTGGACTGAGGCCTTCTCCAGACCACAAAGTAAAAAGCTATCAGCGCTGCGAGAAGCCGTCGGCTCATTCAAGCAGAGGAGCTCAGGAGCCGTGGGGCCCACACGGCCGGAAGAACAACGCTTCCCCGAGTCGCCGCGATCACGACGGCGCTCAGGACCAGTGGGAGAAACCCGCGGGCGACGGCGGGAGCCGCGGGAAGTCCAGGTCCACCTGGAGACCCGTCCGGGAGGCGCTGAACGTGGACACCGTGCTGAGCGAGCTGGAGCAACggcgccagcagcagctggagccgccGCACCGCAGCAAAGAGCAGAGCCGGGCCCGGGACGAGCGCCGGCAGAAGTGCCTGATGACCATTTACGAGGACGAGCAGCGGCACGAGACCGAGAGCCACAGCTCCGTGGAGTCGGAGAGCAGAGGCTGCCTGCACAGGAGCGGGCGGCTGAAGAGCGGGCCCAAGACGCTGCTGCGGAGCGACACCTGGACCATTCAGAGGACCGAGTCGGGCTACGAGAGCAGCGACCGGCTCAGCAGTGGCTCCACCAACCCCGACTCGCCGGGGGTGGACAGCTTCGCTCTTAAAGATCAGAGGTCAACAGCCGACGCACAGTCGCAAAG TCAGCTGCACCAAAGGGGAGACGATGCAGCAAGTGTAATATCCTCACCTTCGTATAATG GTAAACAACAACCCAAATCTCAGGGAAAGAACCATGACCAATGTTCACATTCACATCTAAAGTGCAGTCCAAGTTTGAG ACGTAAATCTAAGTACACTTCTAGCACCTCCAGGAAAGCAGCGTCTTCAGACAGGGACTCCACCGGTTCAGACAACAGACAGAGCGATGGGCACGGTGGGGACAGCGCCGTCCCGAGGCTCCTCGCCAAAACCAGCAGCTCCGAGTGGAACAGCTCAGACGACCTGGCTCTGTCTGAGTCCGAGGACAgagacagcggcagcagcagagccgtCGCCTCCGAGTCCCCGTGTCCCCACGTGACGCTGCCGCACCACCcgcccggcggcgccggcgcggaGCCCCGACGCCCGCCGGGCACGGGGCCGCCCCacccccgccccgccccgcgGGCCCCCGACGCGGGCCACGCCGCGTTCCGGCCCAGGACGCTCCAGGAGCCCTTCGCGTCCAGCCCCCGCGCTTCGCCGGCGTCGCACGCCAGCCCCCAGAGGCCCCCGGGCACGGCGGGCCTCAGGACGTTCTCCGACGCCAGCTCCAAGTCGGGTTCGGACCCGGAGCGGAGCACGCCGTCGTCGTGCGAGAGCGAGGAGCGGCCGAGCGGAGGCCGAGCggagcaggcggcggcggcggcggcggcggcgcaggagGTCTCCCTCACCACCTACTTCAGCGTGGACACCTGTATGACGGAAACCTACCGTCTCAAGTACCACAACCAGAGGCCGCTGGTCCTCTCGGCCTCGGCGCCACGAACGGTGGCCGCAAGTGAGCGCAGAGACACCAGCCACACACTCCCCaccgacacacactcacaagatGTGCCAAAAGCCAGACCTGAAACAA gcCATAATAGCAATAAGCCCACTGCAAAATGGAAACCGGTGACATCCAAAGGACTTGATGAACATGGTTTTTTATGA
- the usp53b gene encoding inactive ubiquitin carboxyl-terminal hydrolase 53 isoform X6 has translation MDDAAECFENILERIHLHIVSDTATSACSSKSCITHQKFAMMLYEQFVCRCCGASSDPHPFTEFVHYVSTTALCQQVDRMLGKNERPRADMFGELLQAANNSGDLRSCPSDCGQSIKIRRVLMNCPEIVTIGFVWDAEQSDLTDDVIRALGPRLNLCGLFNRVTDENAKRSELHLVGMICFSSKHYSAFAYHTKSSKWMFFDDATVKEIGSKWKDVASKCVRGHFQPLLLFYTNPEGSAVSNEDAPRQTTMCPRYKGHVNGDMAVKLPLGSPNKPDEERPGETAKKNRGHRRMEPSQQKEMAHARSSSPPDAGLRPSPDHKVKSYQRCEKPSAHSSRGAQEPWGPHGRKNNASPSRRDHDGAQDQWEKPAGDGGSRGKSRSTWRPVREALNVDTVLSELEQRRQQQLEPPHRSKEQSRARDERRQKCLMTIYEDEQRHETESHSSVESESRGCLHRSGRLKSGPKTLLRSDTWTIQRTESGYESSDRLSSGSTNPDSPGVDSFALKDQRSTADAQSQSQLHQRGDDAASVISSPSYNGKQQPKSQGKNHDQCSHSHLKCSPSLRRKSKYTSSTSRKAASSDRDSTGSDNRQSDGHGGDSAVPRLLAKTSSSEWNSSDDLALSESEDRDSGSSRAVASESPCPHVTLPHHPPGGAGAEPRRPPGTGPPHPRPAPRAPDAGHAAFRPRTLQEPFASSPRASPASHASPQRPPGTAGLRTFSDASSKSGSDPERSTPSSCESEERPSGGRAEQAAAAAAAAQEVSLTTYFSVDTCMTETYRLKYHNQRPLVLSASAPRTVAASERRDTSHTLPTDTHSQDVPKARPETSHNSNKPTAKWKPVTSKGLDEHGFL, from the exons ATGGACGACGCTGCTGAGTGCTTT GAGAACATCCTGGAGCGAATCCACCTGCACATAGTTTCAGACACCGCAACCAGTGCTTGTTCCTCCAAATCCTGCATCACTCATCAGAAGTTCGCCATGATGCTGTATGAGCAG TTTGTGTGTCGCTGTTGCGGCGCATCTTCTGACCCACACCCGTTCACAGAATTCGTACACTATGTCTCAACCACTGCTTTATG CCAACAGGTTGATCGCATGCTGGGGAAGAACGAGCGGCCGAGGGCCGACATGTTCGGAGAACTGCTACAGGCGGCCAACAACAGCGGCGACCTCCGGAGCTGCCCG AGCGACTGTGGTCAGAGCATCAAGATCCGCCGCGTGCTCATGAACTGCCCTGAGATCGTGACCATAGGGTTCGTGTGGGACGCTGAGCAGTCGGACCTCACAGACGATGTCATCCGGGCCCTGGGCCCGCGCTTGAACCTGTGCGGG cttttcaacCGCGTCACCGACGAGAACGCCAAGCGCAGCGAGCTGCACCTGGTGGGGATGATCTGCTTCTCAAGCAAACACTACTCGGCGTTCGCCTACCACACCAAATCGTCCAAATGGATGTTCTTCGACGACGCCACCGTGAAGGAG ATTGGATCCAAATGGAAGGACGTGGCCTCCAAATGCGTCAGGGGGCATttccagccgctgctgctgttttacacCAACCCCGAGGGAAGCGCGGTGTCCAACGAGGACGCGCCGAGACAAACCACCATGTGTCCCCGGTACAAAGGCCACGTGAACGGGGACATGGCAG tgaAACTTCCCCTCGGCAGCCCTAACAAACCAGACGAGGAGCGGCCCGGTGAAACAGCAAAGAAGAACAGAGGGCATCGGAGAATGGAGCCGTCACAACAAAAAG AGATGGCGCATGCGAGGTCCTCATCTCCTCCGGACGCTGGACTGAGGCCTTCTCCAGACCACAAAGTAAAAAGCTATCAGCGCTGCGAGAAGCCGTCGGCTCATTCAAGCAGAGGAGCTCAGGAGCCGTGGGGCCCACACGGCCGGAAGAACAACGCTTCCCCGAGTCGCCGCGATCACGACGGCGCTCAGGACCAGTGGGAGAAACCCGCGGGCGACGGCGGGAGCCGCGGGAAGTCCAGGTCCACCTGGAGACCCGTCCGGGAGGCGCTGAACGTGGACACCGTGCTGAGCGAGCTGGAGCAACggcgccagcagcagctggagccgccGCACCGCAGCAAAGAGCAGAGCCGGGCCCGGGACGAGCGCCGGCAGAAGTGCCTGATGACCATTTACGAGGACGAGCAGCGGCACGAGACCGAGAGCCACAGCTCCGTGGAGTCGGAGAGCAGAGGCTGCCTGCACAGGAGCGGGCGGCTGAAGAGCGGGCCCAAGACGCTGCTGCGGAGCGACACCTGGACCATTCAGAGGACCGAGTCGGGCTACGAGAGCAGCGACCGGCTCAGCAGTGGCTCCACCAACCCCGACTCGCCGGGGGTGGACAGCTTCGCTCTTAAAGATCAGAGGTCAACAGCCGACGCACAGTCGCAAAG TCAGCTGCACCAAAGGGGAGACGATGCAGCAAGTGTAATATCCTCACCTTCGTATAATG GTAAACAACAACCCAAATCTCAGGGAAAGAACCATGACCAATGTTCACATTCACATCTAAAGTGCAGTCCAAGTTTGAG ACGTAAATCTAAGTACACTTCTAGCACCTCCAGGAAAGCAGCGTCTTCAGACAGGGACTCCACCGGTTCAGACAACAGACAGAGCGATGGGCACGGTGGGGACAGCGCCGTCCCGAGGCTCCTCGCCAAAACCAGCAGCTCCGAGTGGAACAGCTCAGACGACCTGGCTCTGTCTGAGTCCGAGGACAgagacagcggcagcagcagagccgtCGCCTCCGAGTCCCCGTGTCCCCACGTGACGCTGCCGCACCACCcgcccggcggcgccggcgcggaGCCCCGACGCCCGCCGGGCACGGGGCCGCCCCacccccgccccgccccgcgGGCCCCCGACGCGGGCCACGCCGCGTTCCGGCCCAGGACGCTCCAGGAGCCCTTCGCGTCCAGCCCCCGCGCTTCGCCGGCGTCGCACGCCAGCCCCCAGAGGCCCCCGGGCACGGCGGGCCTCAGGACGTTCTCCGACGCCAGCTCCAAGTCGGGTTCGGACCCGGAGCGGAGCACGCCGTCGTCGTGCGAGAGCGAGGAGCGGCCGAGCGGAGGCCGAGCggagcaggcggcggcggcggcggcggcggcgcaggagGTCTCCCTCACCACCTACTTCAGCGTGGACACCTGTATGACGGAAACCTACCGTCTCAAGTACCACAACCAGAGGCCGCTGGTCCTCTCGGCCTCGGCGCCACGAACGGTGGCCGCAAGTGAGCGCAGAGACACCAGCCACACACTCCCCaccgacacacactcacaagatGTGCCAAAAGCCAGACCTGAAACAA gcCATAATAGCAATAAGCCCACTGCAAAATGGAAACCGGTGACATCCAAAGGACTTGATGAACATGGTTTTTTATGA